The window CGGCCTTGAAATTCAGATTGATTTTCCCAGATTCACGGTTTTAAAAGGCATCACCGGGGAGATTGATTTTACCAGCCGCTCCACAAAGATTAATAAAAAGGTGCTCAAATCCATTGATCCCCGGCGGATCATGGCCATGGTGGTCCGGCTGAAAAAGCAATTGTACGATACGCCCTTTGATCCTAGGGCATTCATTGATGCCCTGGGCAAGGTATACCTGGAACTTATTGAAAAAGAAAATCTGCCGCCCGGCCGGCCCGTTCCCATGCAGCAATTTTACCTGGCCTATGTGATCTCCCTGCAGTCCAAAACTTTTTTTATGGACATGGACAAGGGAAAATTCAAAGGCTACAGTCTGGACCAGTTTTCCGTGGACCTGTGGCGGTATTACCAGGCGTGTCTCGGCGGCACGTCGGATGGCTACGAACTTCAGCTCACCCCGGGGCGAAACAAGGCCTTGTGGCTCCTGGACACCCAGGGGGAACTGCGCCAGATCACTGCCATCTCTTTTCATAAACCGTAAGGAGCTCTGGTCATGATATCATTGGAAGCCCTCAAAGAACTCGAACCCTTTCAGGCAAGATCCATCATCGAAGAGCTGCGCAAAGGCAGTGTGCCTGTGGAATATGTGCCGGTATTTACCGTGGGCCGGCAGAAATGGCTCTCCTATATTGAGGACGATCTCGTAAACTACATTGCCCAGGGCGGGGCCAAGGTCAGATTTATCAGCGGGGATTACGGAGACGGTAAAACCCATTTCATGTCCGTAGTCCGGCACCTGGCCATGGAAAAAGAATTTGCCGTCTCCTTTGTGGTCCTGACCCGGGATGTGCCCATCCACAAATTTGAAACCGTTTACCAGTCCATTGTCCGGCAGCTCCAGGGCAATTTTGACGGTTTGGGCATCCGGAATCTGCTGACCGCCTGGCTGAACTCTCTTTCTCCGGAATTCCAGGGCGTCGAAGCTAAAACCGCCATAGAAAAATGTTCAGCCCTGGGCGAAGAACTCAGGGATATCCCGGAGATGGATATCAACTTTGCCAATGCACTGGCCGCTTTGGTGAACAACCGGTTTGCTCCCATGGAAGAGGCGGAGGATGAACAGAACCGGAAGGCGGGCCGGGAAGTCCTCATGCTCTGGTTTGAAGGCGGCAAGGTCACAAAACGGGAACTCAAACCCTTCCAGGTTTACGAATACCTGACCAAGGCCAATGCCCGGCAGATGATGAATTCCCTGATCCTGTTTCTGCGGCAGGTCGGACACCAGGGCTTAATCCTGCTCATGGACGAAATGGAGACAGTGGTGGCCATGAGCGCCTCGGTGCGCAATGCCGCTTACGAAAATGTCCGCCTCTTCATCGACAACAGCGAGACCGCCCAACACCTTCATATTTTCTTTTCCATCATCCCGGATGTCCTGGTATCGGAAAAAGGATTTAAATCCTACGACGCCCTGTGGAGCCGGGTGCGGTCCATCGGGGCATCGACGGGAAACGCCGGTCGGCTCAACTATCGGGGCGTCCTTGTGGACATTCACCAGACGCCGCTTCAAACCGAGGAACTGGTGGACCTGGGCCGGTGCCTGCTCTCCTTGCACGGCATCGCTTATCGCTGGTCCCCCCAGGAGTTGGTCACGGACAAGGTCATAGAGGATATCTGCGCCAACCAGAAAAAGATGGGTGTCATCAGCGAAGTACGGCTTTTCATCAAGCAGCTCATCGGAGTCCTGGACCTGGCCGAACAGGGCCAGTCTCCCCAGGAGTTGGACCTGGCCCGGCAGATGGTCGAGACCCGCAAAGAGATGGAAGCAGAAAAGATGAAACAGATGGAGCCCTCCTGGGATTCTTAAATCAGGATTCTTGAATCGGACCTCTTACAATCAGGGCTCCTAAACCGGAGTTGACTTCATGAACGAAAATACATTTAACGCCCAGCTCAACGGCACCCCCAATTTCCATCTTCGCAGGGCAGTGGAGCGCATCAGGGAGGGGCTGTTTGATCCCATGGGGGTTCAATGGCTCACCTCGGGGGAAGAAAAACTCAACCGGCTCTTTGACCAGGGAGCCGAAGCCCTTAACAAGGGAAATCCTCACCACCTGTGCATCTGCGGCGCATACGGCCAGGGTAAATCCCACAGTCTTACCTATCTAAAACAGCGGGCCCTGGAAAATAATTTTGTGGTCAGCTATATCAACCTGGACCCGCGGCAAATCCCCTTCCATGACTTCAAAGAGGTATACCGGGCACTGATGGCAGCCATGGTTTTTCCCCATGGGGAAACAAGCCTGGCAAGGATTTGGCAAGAGTCAGCCGCCCAATGGCTGGCCAGGCCGGAAAATACTGATAAATCCATCAACGATTTCATCCCCGGCGACATACCCCACAGGTTTCGGGCCATCCTGGCGGCCATGGCCCACAGGAACATGGAACTTCCGGCCAACAAGCGAAACTTAAAAAAACATGCCCGGTTTCAGCCCAGATCCTTTTCCTGGACCCTTAAAAGTGCCCTCATGGGCAAAGAGATCCCCATTCATAAGCTTTGTGCGGCCTTCCATTACCGGGAAGTGCCGTTTTACAAAGGCAGCTCCCTGGCCTGCCGGGAACCCAAGGAATATCTGGATATGGTAAAAGGGCTGGCCCGGTTGTTTAAGGCGATGGGATACGGGGGATGGGTCCTGCTTTTTGACGAAGGGGAATCCA is drawn from uncultured Desulfobacter sp. and contains these coding sequences:
- a CDS encoding BREX system ATP-binding domain-containing protein, with the protein product MISLEALKELEPFQARSIIEELRKGSVPVEYVPVFTVGRQKWLSYIEDDLVNYIAQGGAKVRFISGDYGDGKTHFMSVVRHLAMEKEFAVSFVVLTRDVPIHKFETVYQSIVRQLQGNFDGLGIRNLLTAWLNSLSPEFQGVEAKTAIEKCSALGEELRDIPEMDINFANALAALVNNRFAPMEEAEDEQNRKAGREVLMLWFEGGKVTKRELKPFQVYEYLTKANARQMMNSLILFLRQVGHQGLILLMDEMETVVAMSASVRNAAYENVRLFIDNSETAQHLHIFFSIIPDVLVSEKGFKSYDALWSRVRSIGASTGNAGRLNYRGVLVDIHQTPLQTEELVDLGRCLLSLHGIAYRWSPQELVTDKVIEDICANQKKMGVISEVRLFIKQLIGVLDLAEQGQSPQELDLARQMVETRKEMEAEKMKQMEPSWDS
- a CDS encoding BREX system ATP-binding domain-containing protein, which produces MNENTFNAQLNGTPNFHLRRAVERIREGLFDPMGVQWLTSGEEKLNRLFDQGAEALNKGNPHHLCICGAYGQGKSHSLTYLKQRALENNFVVSYINLDPRQIPFHDFKEVYRALMAAMVFPHGETSLARIWQESAAQWLARPENTDKSINDFIPGDIPHRFRAILAAMAHRNMELPANKRNLKKHARFQPRSFSWTLKSALMGKEIPIHKLCAAFHYREVPFYKGSSLACREPKEYLDMVKGLARLFKAMGYGGWVLLFDEGESIGQARITSRSKSYDLLHEIFCPEKPAQGFFPVFAFTHDFFTLVETEPWDRTRRPGGRRIPGQPVEEIPCFTRNFHKAWKGIKVHTLQDLSPDEWESLSGKLKILHGRAYRWKPEAADLVRKMMQVLSQNKGAEPRMKLRLLVNHLDLEQQKEP